A region from the Kineothrix sp. IPX-CK genome encodes:
- a CDS encoding ABC transporter ATP-binding protein, whose protein sequence is MNLYVSDIGVNLSGTDIIENIELKVMDGQFVGIIGPNGCGKSTLLKTIYKVIKPKCGTILLDEMDLLAANPKVIAQKSAVVGQFNEISFDFTVWDMVAMGRSPHKKLLETDNDIDAGIIRAALEKVNLEKHSDRSYLSLSGGEKQRVVLARAIAQQPQLLILDEPTNHLDVKYQIQVLSTVKSLSISTLAALHDLELAARYCDYLYAMKAGHVVAHGKPEAILIKDTIQKIYDVKCEIYRNPVNGCLAVTYLS, encoded by the coding sequence TTGAATTTATATGTGTCGGATATTGGAGTTAATCTTTCAGGAACGGATATTATTGAAAATATTGAACTAAAAGTGATGGATGGCCAATTCGTAGGAATTATCGGTCCCAACGGATGCGGAAAAAGCACACTGCTGAAAACGATATATAAAGTAATAAAGCCAAAATGCGGTACGATTCTTTTGGATGAAATGGATTTGCTCGCCGCCAACCCTAAAGTAATCGCCCAGAAATCTGCTGTAGTAGGACAATTCAATGAAATCAGTTTTGACTTTACCGTTTGGGACATGGTTGCGATGGGGCGCTCACCGCATAAAAAGCTGCTTGAAACAGATAACGATATAGATGCCGGAATTATCAGGGCAGCTCTGGAAAAAGTGAATCTGGAAAAACATTCGGATAGAAGCTATCTGTCTCTATCGGGCGGCGAAAAACAACGTGTTGTTTTGGCAAGAGCAATTGCACAGCAACCTCAGCTTCTGATATTGGACGAGCCTACGAATCATTTGGACGTAAAGTATCAGATTCAAGTATTATCTACTGTAAAAAGTCTTTCCATAAGTACGCTGGCCGCATTGCATGACTTGGAATTGGCGGCCAGATATTGTGATTACCTGTATGCTATGAAAGCGGGCCATGTTGTTGCACATGGAAAGCCGGAGGCTATATTGATAAAAGATACTATCCAAAAGATTTACGACGTAAAATGTGAAATTTATAGAAATCCTGTCAACGGATGCCTTGCAGTCACATATTTATCTTAG
- a CDS encoding iron ABC transporter permease, protein MLKVKKIIYERLFPLLILGLLLFTAGSIIFSVSIGQANIPLNESYRILLYKLTGIELGKVSQSASSYITIVWLLRFPRAIAAFLIGMGLALCGSIMQASVQNPLADPYILGISSGATLGATFAILVGFNSIPILSQAGVSMGAFTGALFASLLVLAIANIGGRITSSKLILSGMVVNAMFSAFSSIIVYFSNNSQGLKNVTFWIMGSMASVKWGEIPLLSIVVLAAALFFFTQGRTMNTMLMGDETATTLGINLGFYRKLYLTISALLTGIIVAQCGMIGFVGLIIPHITRSLVGSNHKKLLPLVVLTGGLFMIWTDLIARSMISGTEIPVGIITSAIGAPVFMYLLLKKNYEFGGN, encoded by the coding sequence ATGTTAAAAGTTAAAAAAATTATATATGAACGGTTATTCCCTCTGCTGATTCTGGGCTTACTCCTGTTCACGGCCGGGTCGATAATTTTTTCCGTTTCCATTGGCCAGGCAAATATTCCGCTGAACGAATCATATCGGATTCTCCTTTACAAATTGACCGGCATTGAATTAGGCAAAGTAAGCCAATCAGCTTCTTCATATATCACGATTGTATGGCTCTTGCGTTTCCCAAGAGCGATAGCGGCATTTCTAATTGGTATGGGACTCGCACTTTGCGGAAGTATTATGCAGGCATCCGTTCAGAATCCTCTTGCGGACCCATATATTCTTGGTATTTCCTCAGGAGCAACATTGGGCGCAACATTTGCTATTTTGGTTGGATTTAATTCTATTCCAATACTCAGTCAAGCCGGTGTTTCCATGGGAGCATTCACAGGTGCACTATTCGCTTCCCTGCTTGTACTTGCTATTGCCAATATTGGAGGGCGTATCACGTCATCCAAATTAATACTTTCCGGAATGGTCGTTAATGCCATGTTCTCAGCATTTTCCAGCATAATTGTCTACTTTTCAAACAATTCACAAGGACTTAAAAATGTGACTTTCTGGATTATGGGCAGTATGGCCTCCGTAAAATGGGGAGAGATTCCTCTGCTTTCTATAGTTGTCCTGGCAGCAGCTCTTTTTTTCTTTACTCAGGGCCGTACGATGAACACTATGTTAATGGGAGATGAAACAGCTACTACTTTAGGCATTAATTTAGGCTTTTATCGCAAATTATATCTTACGATTTCTGCCTTGCTAACCGGCATCATAGTGGCCCAATGCGGCATGATCGGCTTTGTCGGTCTTATTATTCCTCACATTACGAGGTCACTGGTGGGATCAAATCACAAAAAACTTTTACCTCTGGTTGTGTTGACAGGCGGTCTGTTCATGATATGGACTGATTTAATTGCACGTTCCATGATAAGCGGAACCGAAATTCCGGTGGGAATTATAACCTCGGCAATAGGCGCACCTGTTTTTATGTATTTGTTATTAAAGAAAAACTATGAATTTGGAGGGAATTAG
- a CDS encoding cupin domain-containing protein produces the protein MEVVNLLEEADKIVELYTYKKVGVLNENILSIVRVESRTLDFHVHENSDELFYVIEGSFYLETQGEKTKVNAGELIIVPKGIKHRPVVNELTKFLMIELSGTLNKENSGNQYEE, from the coding sequence ATGGAAGTAGTAAATCTGTTAGAGGAAGCCGATAAAATTGTTGAATTATACACTTATAAAAAAGTGGGGGTTTTAAACGAAAACATTTTGAGTATAGTTCGGGTTGAGAGCCGCACATTGGATTTTCACGTTCATGAGAACTCCGATGAATTGTTCTATGTTATTGAGGGTAGCTTTTATTTAGAAACGCAAGGTGAAAAAACAAAAGTGAATGCAGGAGAACTTATTATTGTTCCCAAAGGGATAAAACACCGACCGGTAGTAAATGAATTGACGAAATTTTTAATGATCGAGTTATCAGGGACGTTAAATAAAGAAAATAGCGGAAATCAATATGAGGAATAA
- a CDS encoding response regulator transcription factor, with protein sequence MRILVVEDEPDLNDVIVKKLESEHYAVDWCTNGDEALDYINCAEYDAVILDIMLPGINGLEVLRKIRSQSNKTPVLLLTARDSIEDRVAGLDKGADDYLVKPFAFDELLARIRAMIRRSSGHVSNVLSVADLVMDCDFREVTRGGTSILLSSKEFAILEFMMHNKGIVLTREKISQHIWNYDYEGGSNVIDVYIRYLRKKIDEDFSRKLIHTIRGTGYVLREDE encoded by the coding sequence ATGCGCATTCTGGTAGTTGAAGATGAACCTGATTTGAATGACGTTATAGTGAAGAAGCTGGAATCGGAACATTATGCCGTAGATTGGTGCACGAATGGCGATGAGGCTCTTGATTACATCAATTGTGCGGAATACGATGCTGTTATTCTTGATATCATGCTTCCGGGTATTAACGGTCTTGAGGTATTAAGAAAGATCCGCTCTCAAAGCAATAAAACACCGGTTCTGCTACTGACGGCACGCGACAGTATAGAAGATCGTGTTGCAGGCCTGGATAAAGGGGCGGATGATTATCTTGTAAAACCATTTGCTTTTGACGAGTTACTGGCGAGGATTCGCGCCATGATCCGGCGTTCCTCCGGTCATGTCAGTAACGTTCTATCTGTTGCAGACCTGGTTATGGATTGTGATTTCAGGGAAGTGACCCGAGGCGGCACATCGATATTGCTGTCCAGCAAGGAATTCGCAATACTGGAATTTATGATGCATAATAAAGGCATTGTGCTGACAAGGGAAAAGATTTCACAGCATATCTGGAATTACGACTATGAAGGCGGCTCAAATGTAATCGATGTGTACATCCGCTATCTAAGAAAAAAAATCGATGAGGATTTCTCAAGGAAACTCATCCACACAATCAGGGGAACAGGTTATGTTCTGAGGGAGGATGAATGA
- a CDS encoding transporter substrate-binding domain-containing protein: MKKVLALVACTVLATGMLMGCGSSATKEEAAPAEETTEETTEEATPAEAVTEEATTEEAAPAEDAAASSDKTWIVATDTVFKPFEYTNENNEFVGIDVDILAAIAADQGFKYELQSLGWDAAVAAVQAGQADGLIAGATVKQERIDSGWIFSEGYYDATQTFVVAEGSDIAGFEDLEGKNVAVKNGTAGADFANSLKDQYGFTVTVFEDSPTMYQDVILGNSAACVEDTPIMAASIKEGGLALAIPEGMESEGAPYGFAIMDPADQELLDMFNAGLANIKANGTYDEILDKYLK, encoded by the coding sequence ATGAAAAAAGTATTGGCATTAGTAGCATGTACGGTTCTGGCGACCGGAATGCTTATGGGATGTGGATCTTCCGCAACAAAGGAAGAAGCAGCACCGGCAGAAGAAACAACAGAAGAAACAACAGAAGAAGCAACACCGGCGGAAGCTGTAACAGAGGAAGCAACAACAGAAGAGGCAGCACCAGCAGAGGATGCAGCAGCTTCATCTGACAAAACATGGATCGTTGCAACAGATACTGTATTCAAACCTTTTGAATATACGAATGAAAACAATGAATTCGTTGGAATCGACGTTGATATCCTTGCAGCGATTGCTGCAGATCAGGGATTCAAATATGAATTACAGAGCCTTGGATGGGATGCAGCAGTAGCAGCAGTTCAGGCAGGACAGGCAGATGGTCTTATTGCAGGGGCAACTGTCAAACAGGAACGTATTGATTCAGGATGGATCTTCTCAGAAGGTTATTATGATGCAACTCAGACATTTGTAGTTGCTGAAGGAAGCGATATTGCCGGCTTTGAAGATTTAGAAGGAAAAAATGTAGCAGTTAAGAATGGTACGGCGGGAGCAGATTTTGCAAACAGCTTAAAAGACCAGTATGGCTTTACAGTAACTGTATTCGAAGATTCACCGACAATGTATCAGGATGTAATCCTTGGAAACAGCGCAGCATGTGTTGAAGATACACCAATCATGGCAGCTTCTATCAAAGAAGGCGGACTTGCACTTGCGATTCCGGAAGGAATGGAAAGTGAAGGAGCTCCTTACGGATTTGCAATCATGGATCCGGCAGACCAGGAATTACTTGATATGTTTAACGCAGGACTTGCTAACATCAAGGCAAACGGAACTTATGATGAAATCCTTGATAAATATCTGAAATAA
- a CDS encoding sodium ion-translocating decarboxylase subunit beta, translating to MTFWDNFFSNFGLAQVTLPQVVMILLAFFLTYLAIVRKYEPLLLLPLAFGMMIANIPLAGLSAYDEGGLLYYLYRGIDLGIYPPMIFLCIGAMTDFGPLIASPRNALIGLGGQFGIFASMGGALLIGQGLAYIIPGLEPFTLGEAAAIGIIGSSDGPTSIYTADRLAPDLLPVITIAAYSYMALIPIIQPPIMRALTTPKERVIVMPESKKVTRRHKILFSIGITLLTLLLVPAAGSLIAMLMLGNLIKESGVTERYIRSLQNDLLNILTLLIGLSVGATATAERILNPQTIMIICLGLFAFAFGTIGGIIIAKILCKITGGKVNPLIGNSGVSAMPMAARVSQKMGQEYNPHNHLLMHAMGPIVSSTIGSALIAGIFITLFGS from the coding sequence ATGACATTCTGGGATAATTTTTTTTCTAACTTTGGGCTCGCGCAAGTGACCTTACCGCAGGTTGTAATGATATTGCTTGCTTTCTTTTTAACATATCTTGCCATCGTTAGAAAATATGAACCGCTATTGCTTCTTCCTCTGGCTTTTGGCATGATGATCGCCAATATTCCGTTGGCGGGTCTTTCTGCATATGATGAGGGTGGCTTACTTTATTATTTGTATCGGGGGATTGATTTAGGTATTTATCCGCCGATGATTTTTTTGTGCATTGGCGCTATGACCGACTTTGGTCCGTTGATCGCTTCTCCCCGCAACGCGCTTATCGGATTGGGCGGTCAGTTCGGTATTTTTGCCTCCATGGGAGGCGCCTTATTAATAGGGCAGGGCCTTGCGTACATTATCCCCGGATTAGAACCATTTACTCTGGGGGAGGCCGCCGCTATCGGTATTATCGGCAGTTCAGACGGCCCAACTTCTATTTACACCGCAGATCGTCTTGCGCCTGATCTATTACCCGTAATAACGATTGCCGCGTATTCATACATGGCCTTGATCCCAATCATCCAGCCTCCGATCATGCGCGCGCTTACAACCCCGAAAGAGCGGGTTATTGTTATGCCGGAATCAAAAAAAGTAACCCGCAGGCATAAAATTCTTTTTTCTATTGGCATAACTCTTCTTACATTGCTCTTAGTTCCTGCGGCGGGTTCATTAATCGCCATGCTGATGCTGGGAAATCTGATCAAAGAAAGCGGCGTAACCGAACGGTATATCCGTTCGTTACAAAACGATCTATTAAACATATTAACGTTGTTAATCGGCCTTTCTGTCGGTGCAACGGCTACCGCAGAACGGATTCTGAACCCTCAAACTATCATGATTATCTGCTTGGGACTGTTCGCTTTCGCCTTTGGAACGATCGGCGGTATTATTATAGCAAAGATCCTGTGCAAAATAACCGGAGGAAAGGTAAATCCTTTAATTGGAAATTCAGGTGTATCCGCTATGCCGATGGCTGCCCGCGTTTCTCAAAAAATGGGGCAGGAATATAATCCCCATAATCATCTTTTAATGCATGCAATGGGCCCTATCGTATCGAGCACGATCGGTTCAGCATTAATAGCAGGAATCTTTATTACTCTTTTTGGTTCCTGA
- a CDS encoding nitroreductase family protein, with protein MSFINNLEKRRTYYNINRELPVSESEVNEIIEQVTEATPDAFNMKSARVVVALGEKQDLLWDTIYEVFDGQVAREKIDGFKNGYGTILYFIDENIVESLQEQFEFYADKFPVWANQANGMLQFNLWTALREAGIGASLQHYNPVINEAVAKLFDLSPKWTLTAQMPFGGIVEEPEPKEKEDIAKRVVIKK; from the coding sequence ATGTCATTTATTAACAATTTAGAAAAAAGAAGAACTTATTATAACATCAATCGGGAATTACCGGTATCAGAAAGCGAAGTTAATGAAATCATTGAACAGGTGACGGAAGCAACACCGGATGCTTTTAATATGAAGAGTGCCAGAGTTGTAGTTGCATTGGGAGAAAAACAGGATCTGTTATGGGACACTATATATGAGGTGTTCGACGGTCAGGTCGCGAGAGAAAAAATTGACGGCTTTAAAAACGGGTACGGTACTATTTTATATTTTATTGATGAAAATATAGTGGAATCATTGCAGGAGCAATTTGAATTCTACGCGGATAAATTCCCGGTCTGGGCAAATCAGGCAAATGGAATGCTGCAGTTCAATCTTTGGACGGCTTTAAGAGAAGCAGGAATTGGAGCTTCTTTACAGCATTATAATCCGGTTATTAATGAAGCTGTTGCCAAGCTGTTCGATCTTTCCCCTAAATGGACTTTAACAGCTCAAATGCCGTTTGGAGGAATTGTAGAAGAACCGGAACCGAAAGAAAAAGAAGATATAGCAAAGAGGGTTGTAATTAAAAAGTAA
- a CDS encoding LysR family transcriptional regulator has translation MELKRLHTFLTLSEIKNFTKTAEYLHYAQSNVTTQIQQLEKELGVRLFERMGKNITLTPEGEELTVYAKQILHLSDDLKYKFANKNDYGRITIGASESICIYRLPEIIKAYQTEHPNAELYLNVLDTADFIPLLTNNTIDIAFTLDVPINNSSIDTALQIDETICAFSIPENPLAQKSAVSIEDFFNVPLILTGRDCCYRKMFEKDLLDASITPKIVLETSSLQVIKQTVLSGLGICVLPQLSVQKELDNHELVKLNYATNYKLASQLIYHKNKWISENLKDFIDTVKTKIPSID, from the coding sequence ATGGAGTTAAAGCGTTTGCATACTTTTCTAACATTAAGTGAAATTAAAAACTTCACAAAAACTGCCGAATATCTTCATTATGCTCAATCAAATGTCACTACTCAAATACAACAACTGGAAAAAGAGCTGGGTGTGAGGCTTTTTGAGCGTATGGGTAAAAATATTACCCTTACGCCGGAAGGAGAAGAGTTAACTGTGTACGCCAAGCAAATACTTCATTTGTCAGATGATTTAAAATATAAATTTGCCAATAAAAATGATTATGGTCGTATTACTATCGGGGCATCGGAATCCATATGTATTTACAGGCTGCCTGAAATTATAAAGGCTTATCAGACAGAACATCCCAATGCTGAATTATATTTAAACGTTTTGGACACAGCCGACTTTATACCTTTACTTACTAATAATACAATTGATATTGCATTTACTCTTGATGTGCCCATAAATAATTCATCAATAGATACCGCATTGCAAATTGATGAAACTATTTGTGCTTTTTCTATTCCTGAAAACCCACTTGCACAAAAATCGGCTGTATCAATTGAGGATTTCTTTAATGTCCCTTTAATCTTGACGGGACGGGACTGCTGTTATAGAAAAATGTTTGAAAAGGATTTGCTGGATGCTTCAATAACACCTAAAATTGTTCTCGAAACAAGCAGTCTGCAAGTAATTAAGCAGACTGTACTTAGCGGGCTTGGCATATGTGTCCTTCCTCAATTATCTGTGCAAAAAGAATTAGATAATCATGAATTAGTGAAGCTTAACTATGCGACAAACTATAAACTCGCTTCACAACTGATATATCATAAGAATAAATGGATTTCAGAGAACCTGAAAGATTTTATTGATACTGTAAAAACAAAAATCCCATCGATCGATTAA
- a CDS encoding ABC transporter substrate-binding protein: MKKKLLSLLVVTILGVSFAGCAQNDSSSTTESNIAESDITETESESTVSESQSGTVYPLTINNYSIEDDGAIWAEKEQVFESAPERIVCNMQGSAEVLIRLGLGDRIVGVAGVFGDVDSDIKEEFDKIPMLSEDYAGQEVILGANPDFVIGRGDLFVDADYGSGTVDFLNDSGIRTYIMNTGKEGAVFDDFFTDIDELGQIFDVQEAADALIEQYQKQIDDLTNNPAWNGKEKTIAEIASVEDGNFVVSSGKGEYFQNDALQLVGLNNIFKDAPAYEVSNEELIENNPDVLLLFKYNGGPDTDVMVEELYQNETLQDVTAIKEKQIYVADFNAFYGTGGGIFNAVSNLAQNVWLSDTQD, encoded by the coding sequence ATGAAGAAAAAATTATTGTCTTTGCTCGTTGTTACAATCCTGGGAGTTTCATTTGCCGGCTGTGCACAGAATGATTCGTCATCCACGACAGAAAGCAATATCGCAGAAAGTGATATTACTGAGACTGAGAGCGAATCAACCGTCTCGGAATCACAATCAGGTACAGTTTATCCTTTGACTATTAACAATTATTCTATTGAGGATGACGGTGCTATCTGGGCGGAGAAGGAGCAGGTGTTTGAAAGCGCGCCCGAGCGGATTGTCTGCAACATGCAGGGAAGCGCCGAGGTATTGATTCGTCTGGGACTCGGTGATCGTATCGTTGGCGTTGCAGGTGTTTTTGGTGATGTTGATTCCGATATCAAAGAGGAATTCGATAAAATCCCCATGTTGTCTGAAGACTATGCAGGTCAGGAGGTCATCTTAGGAGCAAATCCGGATTTTGTTATCGGCCGGGGAGATTTATTCGTAGATGCGGATTATGGTTCAGGGACTGTTGATTTTCTCAACGATTCGGGCATTCGTACATATATTATGAACACAGGTAAAGAAGGGGCGGTATTTGACGATTTCTTTACTGATATAGATGAATTGGGGCAGATTTTTGACGTACAAGAAGCTGCAGATGCATTAATAGAGCAGTATCAGAAACAAATCGATGACTTGACGAACAATCCGGCCTGGAACGGAAAGGAAAAAACAATTGCAGAGATTGCCTCCGTTGAAGACGGTAATTTTGTCGTATCCAGCGGAAAAGGAGAATACTTTCAAAATGATGCGCTTCAATTAGTTGGACTGAACAATATTTTTAAAGATGCACCCGCATACGAGGTGAGCAATGAGGAGCTTATTGAGAACAATCCGGATGTCCTTTTGCTGTTTAAATACAACGGAGGTCCGGATACGGATGTAATGGTCGAAGAACTGTACCAAAACGAGACCTTGCAGGATGTTACAGCTATTAAGGAAAAACAGATTTATGTAGCTGATTTTAATGCCTTCTATGGAACCGGCGGGGGAATTTTTAATGCTGTTAGTAATTTGGCGCAGAATGTGTGGCTGAGCGATACCCAGGACTAA
- a CDS encoding EFR1 family ferrodoxin (N-terminal region resembles flavodoxins. C-terminal ferrodoxin region binds two 4Fe-4S clusters.), translating into MIFTTFYFSGTGNTKWVVEQFNSILNETSHQTASYAIDKLNRISKEELADIIKKSAYIGLAHPIYGANVPPIMKEFISLLANIVHVEEIPAKPLYIINTFGYINAFGPFAARKLFGKECFNIKAYSNIKLCNNVSTHSHKTAPITDEKLSIRKQRAIDELHKLIQDILSSKKHIKGIGFYLLPGIIIRKVSNQSVKNHYQALSVQMSTCTKCMLCVQRCPANSISFANERFTFSSKCTACMRCYNFCPTASVLINETFTDPQEYFRYKGPGKS; encoded by the coding sequence ATGATATTCACGACCTTTTATTTTAGCGGAACAGGGAATACAAAATGGGTTGTCGAACAGTTTAACAGTATTTTGAACGAGACCTCCCATCAGACCGCATCCTACGCTATCGACAAGCTTAATCGGATATCTAAAGAAGAGTTAGCCGATATTATAAAAAAGTCGGCGTATATTGGTCTTGCACACCCAATATATGGCGCTAATGTGCCCCCAATTATGAAAGAATTTATATCCTTGCTGGCGAACATCGTCCATGTAGAAGAAATACCCGCAAAGCCTTTATACATAATTAACACCTTTGGATATATCAACGCTTTCGGCCCGTTTGCGGCACGGAAGTTATTCGGCAAAGAATGCTTTAATATCAAAGCCTATAGCAATATCAAGCTGTGCAATAATGTCTCCACGCATTCGCACAAAACAGCACCGATAACAGATGAAAAATTAAGCATCAGAAAACAACGTGCCATAGACGAGTTACACAAACTTATCCAAGATATCCTGTCTTCCAAAAAGCATATCAAGGGCATCGGGTTCTATCTGCTGCCCGGAATAATAATACGTAAAGTATCGAACCAAAGTGTAAAAAACCATTATCAAGCATTAAGTGTGCAGATGAGTACGTGCACCAAGTGTATGCTATGTGTGCAAAGATGTCCTGCCAATAGCATTTCATTTGCTAATGAACGATTTACATTCTCTTCCAAATGCACAGCATGTATGCGCTGTTATAACTTTTGTCCCACGGCATCCGTACTGATAAATGAGACTTTTACCGATCCCCAGGAATATTTCCGTTATAAAGGGCCTGGCAAATCGTAA
- a CDS encoding HAMP domain-containing sensor histidine kinase translates to MNRISIKTKVTLWYTTLMVVLVSLMMMFIFFISKGLEETSTKNVLVGVVEDRLNKIDYEDGELKIDNDFDSFYLQVYLSVYSKDMQKVYGELPENIKSPQGFANNTIRTVNNGSAKWYVYDSRVSFEGYGDVWIRGITAISDSESALITMLSIAGVTLPFLVVVVALGGYFITGQAFKPVRQINEAAERIGGGRDLSQRIHIGEGKDEIYTVAKTFNDMIGRLEQSFESEKQFTLDVSHELRTPVSTIVSQSEYALENAKTIDEAKDALSVVLAQARKISGLISHLLMLSRIDMGHKMLTLELLNLSELTEMVAEEQYEAANEKNIEIRTNITSGLHVQADETMLLRMLINLVSNAVKYGKPGGHIVIGLVKDGNNIIGSVADDGIGIAEEQLPRIWERFYQINPSRTSTRAGGVGLGLSMVKWIVEAHNGSISVSSKLGEGSIFTFILPIAD, encoded by the coding sequence ATGAATAGGATTTCGATTAAAACAAAGGTGACTCTCTGGTATACCACGCTGATGGTCGTTCTTGTCTCTCTGATGATGATGTTTATATTTTTCATTAGCAAAGGCCTTGAAGAGACTTCGACAAAAAACGTTCTCGTAGGAGTGGTTGAGGATAGACTTAATAAAATTGACTATGAGGATGGAGAATTGAAGATCGACAATGATTTTGATTCCTTCTATCTTCAGGTCTATTTATCCGTATACAGTAAGGACATGCAAAAAGTATACGGAGAATTACCGGAAAACATTAAAAGTCCTCAGGGCTTTGCAAATAATACGATACGGACGGTAAATAACGGTAGCGCTAAATGGTATGTATACGACAGCCGCGTTTCTTTTGAGGGGTATGGTGACGTATGGATACGAGGCATTACGGCTATCTCCGATTCTGAAAGCGCTCTGATCACTATGCTTTCCATTGCCGGAGTTACGTTGCCTTTTTTGGTCGTCGTTGTCGCGTTAGGAGGATACTTCATCACGGGCCAGGCGTTTAAGCCAGTAAGGCAGATCAACGAGGCGGCGGAGCGAATCGGGGGAGGCCGTGACCTTTCACAGAGGATTCACATCGGCGAGGGCAAGGATGAAATATATACTGTGGCAAAAACTTTTAACGATATGATCGGTCGCCTGGAACAATCGTTTGAAAGTGAAAAGCAATTTACCCTGGATGTTTCCCACGAGCTGAGAACACCCGTCTCGACGATCGTATCCCAGAGCGAATATGCCTTGGAGAATGCAAAGACGATAGATGAGGCGAAAGATGCGCTTTCAGTTGTACTTGCACAAGCCCGTAAAATATCAGGGTTGATTTCCCACCTCTTAATGCTTTCCAGAATTGACATGGGACATAAGATGCTGACTTTGGAGCTGCTTAATCTGAGTGAGCTTACCGAGATGGTTGCTGAGGAACAGTACGAAGCGGCAAATGAAAAAAATATCGAAATTCGAACCAATATTACATCCGGCTTACATGTGCAGGCGGATGAAACAATGCTGCTGCGCATGCTCATAAACCTTGTATCAAATGCCGTTAAATATGGTAAGCCCGGCGGACATATCGTAATCGGACTTGTAAAAGATGGAAACAACATTATCGGTTCTGTTGCCGATGACGGAATCGGGATAGCCGAGGAGCAACTTCCGAGGATATGGGAGCGCTTTTATCAAATCAACCCGTCGAGAACGTCGACCAGGGCAGGCGGTGTGGGGCTGGGACTTTCAATGGTCAAGTGGATCGTGGAGGCCCACAACGGGAGTATTTCAGTTAGCAGTAAGCTCGGAGAAGGAAGCATATTCACTTTTATACTTCCTATTGCCGATTAA
- a CDS encoding transposase, with the protein MERLDIYEAQERARLEASGAIKPQRAGRVKKEKTEVQRTINTTDPDAGMMHRPGKPVGMHYLSHQSVDAAYGIVVDVAVTPGNANDSEPYLERIEYMCSHLGLKIKTVSADSAYGTSLICQTLHERGIRLYTPKATGGITYKVEFRREEFKYQQEKASFLCPAGKGWNAPPTDRFSNSARFGARAALRRRKRATI; encoded by the coding sequence ATGGAACGGCTGGACATTTATGAGGCGCAGGAACGGGCACGGCTGGAAGCCTCCGGTGCAATCAAGCCACAGCGTGCCGGACGAGTAAAAAAAGAGAAAACGGAGGTACAAAGGACTATCAACACCACCGATCCGGATGCAGGAATGATGCACAGGCCGGGAAAGCCGGTGGGGATGCATTATCTGAGCCATCAAAGCGTAGATGCCGCCTATGGAATCGTGGTGGATGTGGCAGTCACACCTGGAAATGCAAACGACTCGGAGCCCTATCTTGAACGGATCGAATATATGTGCAGTCATTTGGGGTTGAAGATTAAAACAGTCAGCGCGGATAGTGCTTATGGCACCAGCCTGATTTGCCAGACGCTTCACGAGAGAGGCATCCGATTATATACGCCTAAGGCGACCGGAGGCATTACCTACAAGGTAGAGTTCCGGCGGGAAGAGTTTAAGTATCAACAGGAAAAAGCCAGTTTCTTATGTCCTGCCGGAAAGGGATGGAACGCCCCTCCCACCGACAGATTCTCAAACAGCGCCAGATTTGGTGCGAGGGCAGCTTTGCGGCGTAGAAAGCGCGCCACAATTTAA